The DNA window AAGCTCCAACCAACATCACATATAACGTCACACCGCAGGACCAAACATCTGCAATCTATAATATGCGGTATTGTATGATAAGTACTACGAGGTTTCTCGTCTTAAAACTAATTGGTTATGAGTAGTGTACTCTTAACAAAGGAATTAAGTTTGACACAGCAATGTTGGGAATTGGAATTGTGGGATTTGTATATTGAAAATAATGTTGCATCAAAAAACACATGTACCTTTCCATCATATTCTTTTCGAGACAAAACTTCAGGCGCGATGTAAGCAGGTGTTCCGACAGTGGATTTAGGTTGAGAGTGCAACAAGGCAGACTGCAGAGAATACAATTTTGTTGTAAGTTCGATGAAATCCATAATCGTATCATTTTCAATTGCGAATTTCTAACCTTGGAGTAACCAAAATCGCATATTTTAAGACGAGGTGTTGGACTTCCATCCAGCAGCGTGTTTTCGAGCTTCAGATCCCTATGGCAAATTTGCTGCAATGAAGATTTTGATCAGTTTTTCATTTGGAAAAGAGAGTCTAAAATACTATGCCAAACAATGCAACAAACATAGTACCATTGAATGACAGTAACTGACTCCAGAAAGTAGCTGCTGGAAGAAAAACCTTGCCTGCCCAAAATATCAAATTTTTTCAATCATCAAACATATTTTGTGATACCAAGAGCCAAGAATCTATCAATTACTAACCTCATCTTCACTAAATCTTCCAGCACTGCATATCCTTTCGAAAAGTTCGCCACCAGCTGCATATTCCATCACAATGGCTAGGTGTGTTGGAGTCAAGCAAACCTGCAGGGTGGGAAACAGTTTCTTCAACATTATCCTGATAACCAACATAGCTTGATGTTCTGtttttttacttgtttttatCTTCTTTTAAGTTTGATCAGACGGGTTTTCGATGAACAGAACAAAGACTTGTTCTTTCAATCTATTTCAATTGAATTATTTAGTCCTTACCTCCTTGAATCTGACAATGTTAGGATGCCTCAAGGACCTATGGTTTATGATTTCTCTTTGTACATTCTCATCAATCTGAAACCGAAATGGGAATCATAAACTTGGCGAAATTTCGAATACAAAACAATCAGTATGACATAACTATCAATATTAAGAATATAACATCTTTGGAGCAAAATTGTTTGGCTAAAATACTTGAGCTAGAACAAAGTTAGGTACACAATGACAAAATCATAGGACACATTTTAATAAAGTGCAGACATTTATGATTTAAGAAACATTTCAAACCAAAGTAAGGAACACCAACAACTCTTCTAAGGATCAAGTAACATCTTTACAGTTAATCACAGCTGAAAAAAGTATAGAACATGTAgaaatcaaaggaaaaaaaaagaactttttttCCCAAAACCAAAATGAGAGTAAACGGTTCACAAcaataagaaaaataagaagacctcaaaaaagaaaaagggaataTCACTGAGAAAGTCAACATCAAATAATTTAAGATgatccaaaaaagaaaaatcaatttTGTGGTAAACAATTAATCATAATTCTCTTGAtcattaagagaaaaaaaaatatacctttTTTCCCCTTTCTATGTATTTAACTGCAACAAGCTCCTTACTCTTCTTATCTCTGACCAGTCTGGCCACAccaaaattcccagaaccaagCTCCTTCAATGGCTCATACCTCTCCTCCATTGCAaaattcaatttcaaaaatctaccaaaccaaaccaaaccagaCCAAAAAGAACCAAAAATCACAGCAGAAATGAAACTTTAAGATACCCAATCCCAAATAGAAAACGACAATATAACAAATCAATAGTCCAACAAAAGCAAAAAGCAAAAGGCAAAGCAAATAAAGAatgaataaaagaaaaagtgaatgacttttttctcttttcaaagaaaaacaaaatccaaaTCAAGAAAGGTAAAAAGCCCAACTAAAACCCAGAGAGAAAAAAGACACTTTGTTTCAAAAACATAACACAACCATCTGAATGACTCAAAAATGAAACAAAAACTTATTATGTTTCCATATTCAAACAGATATTCTTACAAAAGAAACCcaaagtgataataaataaatcatcaattttcaatttttttgataaatagtACAAAATCTATTTGGAAGAATGAGAATTAAATAAACGACACGTATAAGCATAGAAAGAGTCGCTTTTAAGTGTCGCTCGTTAAAGTCAGTGATTCTGACAGGTGTCTTGCGTATATTGACACGCAGTCCGTAGGTTTAAGTTCAGGTGGGTCCCACATCTTACGTGGTGACGTCACTTTCAAATGTCTTATTTTAGATAAAACGAGATAAATTCATTCTGGGCCCCACACTACACCCCCTTGTGGGTCCCATCACACTTCGGTGTACGTATGGTTTGAGCATGAGCCAATCAGAATTTGACAGCTCGGATAACTCTCTCACGCGCGCTCTGCCGACATTTCTTACTGTTGGTGCTGAGCCGAAAGGCCCCGTTGGTAGTGGAATTGTAGTGGCTAGCTAGCTACTTTGATGGGTCCCTTCTTCTATAACGGTTGGTGGTGACTTTTTAAATGACTAATTTGCCCCTGGTTTGTTTTAATGTGTTCGTTACCGTTGGATGGTTTTTTTATTGTGAATTGACGGTCAGATTTGGAGAGATGATGCCATATTTGATCCACCGGTGAGGTCACTGcaattttaattgatttattttagtTGGGTGATTTATGACGGTCCAGTTGAACGGCTCGGATTAGAGATGCGTCCCAATGTAGTGTCAATGCAGTTTTTATGTTGACTAAATGAgtgatttttttagtttttttttttttttttgagaaatgctaaaaagtGTTGTTGGtgcttattaatttattaagtggcgtttggttagaggtaatgaaatggaatgaaatagaaaggaaacaattttcatttcattcctttgtttggttgcattttaaagtattgaaatagcattctaatggaatgctctttccaccattttgatTGAATggttattctattttaaaaagaaatgaaTGATCATtctaatgtaacaagaaaaaaaaatttaattatttttttatcaattttttttatgtattttaaattttattgcattccattcctattcctattctcattctcattcctattcctatcgCTATTGGTGTACTTAAGTATCGGGTCTCGTATAGTTtaacataataatttttatgttaGACAACACTAATACCTTTTAGCATTAagaaattttgagatattttaatgtttaattaatgCTTGATATTTTTTTAGCAAAATTAATGCTTAGTGAATAAAAAGGGTAAAGTAACACCTTCGATTACGGGTTGATAGTAATTATATGCTCACACATCAATTATACATTGGAATGCATGGACCCTGCAGGGAGATGTCCTATGGGAGGAGGATTTCCTGTATAAATGGACAATGGAGCAGAGAcggatattattttttgtttttgaatgtTAAATGGGGCTGTAAAAGGGATCACACTCCCCGTCCTGAGACtcgtttagtattttattttatatttttaattatattttacaatttataatttatatttacatttttgtactatattaatatcatttttataacttttaagttgtgtttttattgaataataattattttgtaatatttaaatttttatatagtttgatgtttttaaatatttaaaattttattataaactttattttttattaagggATTTCCCGTCCCGTCTCGCCCCTATTAGGGGATTTCCCGCCTCATCCCCAATGGGGAATAAGCGGAAATGGAAATTAAAATCCTTAATGGAAATGGGGACGGGAGGAGCACTTCCTACCAATTTTCTACCCTGTGTGCATCCCTAATTATACACAAACTTAACACACATTTCGTGGTAACAGGGTCAGCCTGAAATTCAGTGGGtcatacgaaaaaaaaaaattatttttaggtccttctttagaaaaaatatagtattttttaaaattaataaacaaaatatgtataattttaaaaggaaaaaaaaatatttttctgagCCCCTAGATTAGGTGGGCCCTAGTCACAGGCCTAGGCCACCTATGCCCAAAGCTGGGCCTGGGTagtaaattatttttaacaagTAGGACCCATCATAAATGGAGATGATTGGATAAAATTATTTGTCACATAAGTATATGTTAAATTTGTGTTTAGTATTTGTGTGCAATTATAGGTGATGCTAGTCAATTCTAATACTGGTTAGGGGTgagaaaaaaatctaaaaaatcgACTAAACCGAATATACCGACCATCCGAACACCGAAAAAATCGACAACTAAAAAACCGCATTCGGTTAAAACTGCCTTAACATGGTCAGTTTTAGTATCAATGGCAAACCGACCGATTAAACTGAAAACCGACCGatcgtatatataatatataatatatattatttttgtacatatttaatatacaattttattaaactagttttacttatatcttttttatttaaagtctcaattatttattgctttattttattatagtttgatgcatttacatattatatatacacattcacaaaataatataagttttttaatataatttattactatattagtagcacaaataatttgatcaaatttaaaaaagtttattttacattatttatttaactaaaaaagttttattcttaaattatatgatatttgatacaatactctaattttttttagtttttaaataattataaaaattttaaaaacttatttttaaaaaaaaaaaaatgaagttcgttttggtcggtttaaaccgacTTAACTGTAGATTAAAACGGTCggttttttttacatttgtatAATGGTCGGTCAGTTTTCGGATTATAACCATGAAAACCGAAaactgaatttcaaatttttttgtgtataaaaaaccgaccaaaccgaccgttGTTCACCCCTATTACTCGTGTCTTTTAGTATTTTAGAATTTAAGATAAAGTATATGAGGTTTAATCTCATAACTAATGGACAATAAGAAGAGTAGCTCATCcatcttatataacattttGTGCTCGTGTGGTAGGGCATAggcggacccacattgtagcgagggggggcagtcgccccccctgaaaaaaaaattgagaaaaaaatgtatatgtattttaattagttacaacatatatttgtatcaaaagatgatatttatagtCATAATAGTAACCTTGGTGTAACGGTTAAGGTAGTTGGTAAATAGGTTAGAGTGTAAAGGTTCAAACCCCActaactacactttatattttctttttaaatttatttacgccccccctcactttaaattctgggtccgccacTGTGGTAGGGTATATAGGtatcgtattgtattaaataataaataacatcaTGTTTTGATaaaatattgtattgtattaattattaataccataaattttaatacaatatgagtcgtattatttaatacatcaCAAACAACctgtattagcttgtattataaaCTTTTACAAAGAGTCTAGGGTCAACCTCAGCCCCGACCCCAGCCCCAAACtaaggactcggacccaaacccagaccccgGACTTTGACACAAACCCAAACGGGCCAAACCTTAGATCCCAGACCCAAAACCTGGACCCATACCCcaaaccaggacccagaccaaaCCTTGGAccctagactcgaacccaaaacccaaaccccaaactcgaacctaaaCCCCAAACCAAGACCCTAACCGAACCCCAGACCCCAGACCTGGACCCTAGACCCCGAACCTGACCGAGACCTAGACCCCGGACCCAGACGCGAACCCTAATCCCAGACCTAGACTCAAACTCGAGATTTGACCTCGAACCccggaccaggactcgaactcaaatTGGACCCTAAACTTgcacccgaacccgaacctgcaCCCCGACCCTAACCCAGACCTAGCCTTGAACCCAAACCTGCACCCCGACCCTAACCTGAACCTAGCCCTGAATCCCAAACACGAGTTCAGGCCCGAGTCTATGTCCCAATTCAAGTCCAGTGTTCAAGTTCGTGTtcgggttcgagttttggtttggGTTTAAGTCCAAGGTCTGGGTCCAGATTCGGGTCCCGGTCTCTGTCCGGGTCCAACTCCAGGGTCCGAATCCAAGCGTTGGTTAAGGTTGGGGTAGAGTTTATTGTAaagaatttataattaattctaCATAACCTATTAGTACAAATCAATATTAAAtatagtattgtattaaataatactaatatatacaatatatcaCGATGCaccaaacatttatttttatatattatcaaTGTGAGACTATCTTTAATATTTAAGTAAAAGttacaattttattatataaattattggtaagataaataacaaataaataaggttaattttatactaattaatagtaatacaataaataataaaaatgtaaaatttattgTGTGTCAAGTTTTACTCTTCTATTTTCTGGTGCAATTTTGCACCATTTTTAACTTGTGACAAatcttgtaaattttttttttttttgaaagaaatcttgtaaattttttaaaatagcatTGGACTTGGAGCAGTTTTTTTAGAAAGCAATATCGATACGTTTTTATTAGTATTCTATTAGAAATGTTCTAGAAAGAGTCAAAacttattctttaaaatattttttggtagcttataatttatatttttatataatagttTACATTGCAATATGAATCTGCAAAAcattttcaaaaaacaaaaaacaaaacaaatctaaataatttataaacacaTTCACAAAATTTATTTGACTATTTTGTTTTGAGTAGCGATCAaactaaatatgaaaaaaaaatttaaaaaaaaaataaataaataaatatgagaagggaaatttcatttttaatgCTTAAAAAAATACCGTGTAGTAAAATTTAGACTCCTAATTAATTTATACAATTAAATGCTATTGTTTTCAATTTCTACCAAAAATATCCTCCCTTCCATTTTccttctctctctgtctctttctctttctcgcACCACCGAGACCAACCAGACCCAGGCACCGAGACCACCCAACCACCACCACCGAACCTCCTTTCCTCCACCACCGAACCTCCTCATCTACTCAAAAACCCAGACGAAACCCAGAGGCCCAAGACAGGTCGGACCTCCATAGCACTCAAGCATCAAAAAACCCAGAGGCCACGAACCTCTGTCTccgtcttcatcttcat is part of the Cannabis sativa cultivar Pink pepper isolate KNU-18-1 chromosome 5, ASM2916894v1, whole genome shotgun sequence genome and encodes:
- the LOC115716582 gene encoding serine/threonine-protein kinase SAPK3, coding for MEERYEPLKELGSGNFGVARLVRDKKSKELVAVKYIERGKKIDENVQREIINHRSLRHPNIVRFKEVCLTPTHLAIVMEYAAGGELFERICSAGRFSEDEARFFFQQLLSGVSYCHSMQICHRDLKLENTLLDGSPTPRLKICDFGYSKSALLHSQPKSTVGTPAYIAPEVLSRKEYDGKIADVWSCGVTLYVMLVGAYPFEDPEDPRNFRKTIGRIMSVQYSIPDYVRVSAECKHLLSRIFVANPAKRITIPEIKQHPWFLKNLPKELVEVEKTNQAKSETDQNTQSVEEIMRIIQEAKTPGEGSKATTGLGATASTSDPDDESEIDVSGDYLESV